One window of Bacteroides sp. AN502(2024) genomic DNA carries:
- a CDS encoding RagB/SusD family nutrient uptake outer membrane protein, which translates to MKTKILLLAGMCLGLVACESMDLVPKSQGNTESWYTTETELRLASNDFYILGYWQEPLSSSEQWSDNTTYRQTNRNPGSGGTILDGTMNGQQYEVYALWQQSFKLIARANTMLENIHKAQGSVTQEVYDRYAGEAYFCRACKYAELIFFYGDVPYQEETITISEALQRGRKPKAEVIPLVYADFDKAIAGLPESYGQGENIHATKGAALAMKARFALYMGDYEIAAQAAKACMDLKLYSLEPDYAKLFKQSTKLNDEKVFVIPRSIENSVILDSWIVKNGLPRNAGGYGSYNPSWDLFASYLCTDGLPIDESQLFDPRNPFKNRDPRCAMTIVEFNTEHCGFEYDPSPAAKTVMNYTTGKMQSNQDTRIVNQYSSYTGLLWKKGIDASWTVDQKVEQDYIIMRYADVLLIYAEAMIELNRIDDSVLKAINMVRARAYGVNVTATDSYPAVTTTDQTELRRALRIERRMEFAMENQRLQDLMRWKLAGKALNGYNYIMLINPTELLNNVVNKNLWFWGMTPQIDEDGLADFSALFNAGYCSQGAKRIFPEREYLWPLPTHDVELCPNLLPNNPGY; encoded by the coding sequence ATGAAAACAAAGATATTATTATTAGCCGGAATGTGCCTGGGGCTTGTTGCTTGTGAGAGTATGGACCTGGTACCCAAATCACAAGGTAATACCGAATCATGGTACACAACCGAAACAGAATTGCGCCTGGCTTCCAATGACTTTTACATTTTGGGTTATTGGCAAGAACCTCTTAGTTCGTCCGAACAATGGTCGGATAACACTACCTATCGTCAGACGAACCGTAATCCGGGAAGTGGCGGAACCATACTTGATGGAACCATGAACGGTCAGCAGTACGAAGTATATGCTTTGTGGCAACAATCATTCAAACTCATTGCCCGCGCCAACACAATGCTTGAGAATATTCACAAGGCACAGGGCTCTGTGACTCAGGAAGTGTACGACCGCTATGCCGGTGAGGCCTACTTCTGCCGTGCCTGTAAATATGCCGAATTGATTTTCTTTTATGGTGATGTACCCTATCAAGAGGAGACTATTACCATTTCCGAAGCTTTGCAGCGTGGTCGTAAGCCTAAAGCAGAAGTGATTCCTTTGGTATACGCTGATTTCGATAAAGCGATAGCCGGTTTGCCCGAAAGCTATGGACAGGGTGAGAATATCCATGCCACCAAAGGCGCGGCATTGGCTATGAAAGCACGTTTTGCCCTCTATATGGGCGACTATGAAATAGCTGCTCAAGCTGCCAAAGCTTGTATGGATCTCAAACTTTATTCTTTGGAGCCCGACTATGCCAAGCTTTTCAAGCAGAGCACCAAACTGAATGATGAGAAAGTGTTTGTGATACCTCGCTCTATTGAAAACAGTGTGATACTCGACTCTTGGATTGTGAAGAACGGTCTTCCCCGTAATGCCGGAGGATATGGTTCATATAATCCTTCATGGGACCTCTTCGCTTCATACCTCTGTACTGACGGACTGCCTATCGATGAATCCCAGTTGTTCGACCCTCGCAACCCCTTCAAGAACCGCGACCCGCGTTGTGCGATGACTATTGTTGAGTTCAACACCGAGCACTGTGGCTTCGAGTACGACCCCAGTCCGGCAGCTAAAACTGTGATGAACTACACCACAGGTAAAATGCAAAGCAACCAGGACACCCGTATCGTAAATCAATATAGCTCATATACGGGATTGTTATGGAAGAAAGGTATTGATGCTTCCTGGACAGTAGACCAGAAGGTAGAGCAGGACTACATTATCATGCGTTACGCAGACGTACTGTTGATTTATGCCGAAGCCATGATAGAACTGAACCGGATTGACGACAGCGTGTTGAAAGCTATCAATATGGTACGTGCCCGCGCTTATGGCGTAAATGTAACGGCAACGGACAGCTATCCTGCCGTGACCACTACCGACCAGACAGAGTTGCGCCGTGCCCTGCGTATAGAACGCCGTATGGAGTTTGCCATGGAGAACCAACGTCTGCAAGACTTGATGCGTTGGAAATTGGCAGGAAAAGCATTGAACGGTTATAACTATATCATGCTAATCAATCCTACGGAACTGCTGAATAATGTAGTGAATAAGAATCTCTGGTTCTGGGGAATGACCCCTCAAATCGACGAAGATGGTTTGGCTGATTTTTCGGCTCTCTTCAATGCCGGTTATTGTTCGCAGGGTGCTAAACGCATCTTCCCCGAACGCGAATACTTGTGGCCACTGCCTACACATGACGTGGAATTGTGTCCCAACTTATTGCCCAACAATCCGGGTTATTAA
- a CDS encoding DUF4832 domain-containing protein: MNKIIKNGIKALSMCLLATTAFIGTACSDDDLTTDYSWNIEGNTTVSIKPERYKLLRNPMSGWVIYSGIGSGMMMDFWNLYDNFESSDGIVKVSDYGNTLYVRGLWSHFNPERGKYVWDETLQTEPAKRFRMLVEGAKERNLKLAFTFVCDSRDKHENACPEYVREAGAEGFTTTTGSVDVWTPYPDDPIFQKEYEAFLTAFAAKYNDPDVTQFVSGFGLGKWGETHTLKYSTGDESPRQAVFEWITDVMSRLFTKVPIMINYHRCLLSTKESGDVDTGISADLVKRAVAKGFCLRHDAFGMKQYYKDWERGIAAAYRGIVPITMEGGWVESSHGGSIAGDGYKNFAEVRQGEYDEAKGGYVNMMDLRFDTNVNTGETHSWFNTAFHLVKEFISEGGYRLYPDRLSIPTTARSGSNVSLTHRWSNLGWGYCPTNLPQYGDKYKLAIALLDKSTEEPARIYIEEKADIATWMSGKPKTYTTNIKLTDVSAGTYTWAVGLVDTTKENAIGILLSARDEYQTAKGWVKVGDITIQ; encoded by the coding sequence ATGAACAAAATAATAAAAAATGGCATCAAAGCCTTGTCGATGTGTCTGCTGGCTACTACGGCTTTCATAGGTACTGCTTGTTCAGATGATGACCTTACAACCGACTATAGTTGGAACATTGAAGGCAATACTACCGTCAGTATTAAGCCCGAACGCTACAAACTACTGCGTAACCCCATGAGTGGGTGGGTTATCTACTCAGGTATCGGAAGTGGTATGATGATGGATTTTTGGAATCTCTACGACAATTTTGAGTCGTCCGATGGTATTGTGAAGGTATCCGACTATGGCAATACTCTCTATGTACGTGGTCTTTGGAGTCATTTCAATCCTGAGAGAGGTAAATATGTATGGGATGAAACTTTGCAGACTGAACCGGCGAAGCGCTTCCGCATGTTGGTGGAAGGAGCTAAAGAACGAAACTTGAAACTCGCCTTCACCTTTGTGTGTGACAGTCGTGACAAGCATGAAAATGCCTGTCCCGAGTATGTGAGAGAAGCCGGTGCCGAAGGATTCACCACTACTACCGGTAGTGTGGACGTATGGACGCCTTATCCTGACGACCCCATCTTTCAGAAAGAGTATGAAGCGTTCCTCACCGCTTTTGCTGCCAAATACAATGACCCCGATGTCACTCAATTTGTAAGCGGCTTTGGATTGGGCAAATGGGGGGAAACTCACACACTGAAATACTCGACAGGTGATGAGAGCCCCAGACAAGCTGTATTCGAATGGATTACCGACGTAATGTCTCGCCTTTTCACCAAAGTGCCTATCATGATAAACTATCACCGATGCCTGCTTTCTACCAAAGAATCTGGTGATGTTGATACCGGTATATCTGCCGATTTGGTGAAACGTGCTGTAGCCAAAGGCTTCTGCCTGCGTCACGATGCTTTTGGTATGAAGCAATATTATAAGGATTGGGAGCGTGGTATCGCTGCAGCTTATCGTGGCATTGTACCTATCACTATGGAAGGTGGTTGGGTGGAATCATCTCACGGTGGTTCTATTGCCGGTGACGGTTATAAGAATTTTGCCGAAGTGCGCCAGGGAGAATATGATGAAGCTAAGGGTGGTTATGTCAATATGATGGACCTTCGCTTTGATACCAACGTGAACACCGGTGAAACGCACTCTTGGTTTAACACCGCTTTCCATCTGGTAAAGGAATTTATATCCGAAGGAGGTTACCGTCTCTACCCCGATCGTCTGTCTATTCCTACTACAGCCCGTAGCGGTAGCAACGTATCGCTTACTCACCGCTGGTCGAACTTAGGCTGGGGGTACTGTCCTACCAATCTGCCGCAGTACGGTGACAAATACAAACTGGCTATCGCTTTGCTTGATAAGAGCACGGAAGAGCCTGCCCGCATCTATATAGAAGAGAAAGCGGATATTGCTACCTGGATGAGCGGAAAACCCAAAACTTACACTACCAACATCAAACTCACCGATGTATCCGCAGGTACTTACACTTGGGCGGTGGGATTGGTAGATACTACCAAAGAGAACGCTATCGGTATCTTACTCTCTGCCCGCGATGAGTACCAAACCGCCAAAGGTTGGGTGAAAGTGGGAGATATAACTATTCAATAA
- a CDS encoding SusC/RagA family TonB-linked outer membrane protein yields the protein MNRKTITTTVVSLAKAFCLAGLLSVPAYSSASTVSFEKVNGMYILKAEDSTVKQVFDYIEKHSQYVFVYDQPVKDRLNNKVNIELKGKSIDAILTEVCRLADLKYTIQNRQVTITANPSKKATTQVKKAKRISGQVVDATDLPMIGATVRVKGSDAATITDLDGKFQIDVPEGSELLISYVGYNDKTVRIDSKNMYAVVMEEACKALNEVVVIGYGAVKKKDLTGAVAAVKGEELVNKRTAMLSNALQGSLSGVMVTRDNSAPGSGAASIRVRGITTMGESSPLIIVDGVQSSLDYVNSNDVESISVLKDAAAASIYGSKAAAGVILVTTKRGNDSGKINLKYNAEFGWEIPTKQPSMVGVTRYLEMSNELKYNDNPTGGFFQEYTADQTKNWVKYNATDPNNYPITDWTDLILKSSAPRMTHTLSVSGGNKAVKSVATLSYDEVDGLYDGRGFQRYMFRSNNDFNINDKLSAQIDVNIRHAKSSTKNFDPFDTMRKMPAIYPATWDDGRLASGKSGANPYGLLVAGGNSVAHSTQVAGKGSLTFKPIKGLSISGIVSPFINYQKKKAFKNSCGYTLADDPKTFGGYFDSGSTWTTNSLEETRKDNYHVTSQLIANYMGTFGKHNLTVMAGFENYYMKDEELTAARDKYELTGYPYLNIGSEDFQTNSGKGNEYTSNSVFGRVIYSYADRYLFQANVRHDGSSRFAKGYRWGTFPSFSAGWVMSEEKFMKNLNWDWLSFLKLRGSWGMLGNERIGDNYFPYIALMSFGNSLFYMADGSVVSDKTARPAVLAVEDITWETTTSTDIGLDANFFNNRLQFHFDYYWKQTKDMLLNIEIPYFMGYNNPSTNAGKMSTHGYDIELAWNDRIGDFKYGVNVNFSDFLSKIDYMNDGEQISNGKIKRAGVLFNEYYGYVCDGIYQTQEEVNNSARTSTTVTMGDLKYRDISGPDGVPDGIISPEYDRVPLGNSLPRFQYGGTFNASYKGIDFSIAFQGIGKQNSYLSTAMVQPLRDNFGNVPSILEGNYWSPFNTAEENLSAKYPRLSNVSKSNNYATSSFWMFNGSYFRLKNLTLGYTLPETWTQKAGINRVRFYVSGSDLFCLSNFPDGWDPEMNYKAYPITTSLVMGLQVNF from the coding sequence ATGAATCGAAAAACAATCACAACTACGGTGGTAAGCTTAGCAAAAGCTTTCTGTTTGGCTGGACTACTGTCTGTGCCCGCTTATTCTAGCGCGTCGACTGTTTCGTTCGAAAAGGTAAATGGAATGTATATCCTTAAAGCCGAAGATTCGACAGTGAAACAAGTGTTCGACTACATTGAAAAACATAGCCAATATGTTTTTGTCTATGATCAACCTGTAAAAGATCGTCTCAACAACAAAGTGAACATCGAGTTGAAAGGAAAGTCGATCGATGCTATTTTGACGGAAGTATGTCGGCTAGCCGATTTGAAATATACCATTCAGAACCGTCAAGTAACCATCACTGCTAATCCTTCTAAAAAGGCTACTACTCAAGTGAAAAAGGCGAAGCGCATTTCTGGTCAGGTAGTCGATGCAACTGATCTTCCGATGATTGGTGCTACGGTTCGTGTGAAAGGTAGTGATGCAGCTACTATTACCGACCTTGACGGCAAGTTTCAGATAGATGTTCCTGAGGGTAGCGAACTGCTCATCAGCTATGTCGGTTATAATGACAAAACCGTGCGGATAGACAGCAAGAACATGTATGCTGTTGTTATGGAAGAAGCCTGTAAAGCACTTAATGAAGTTGTGGTTATCGGTTACGGTGCGGTGAAGAAGAAAGACCTTACCGGTGCCGTGGCAGCCGTGAAAGGAGAAGAACTGGTGAACAAGCGTACAGCCATGCTTTCCAATGCTTTGCAAGGTTCACTCTCGGGAGTGATGGTGACACGTGATAACTCGGCTCCCGGTTCAGGTGCCGCATCTATCCGTGTGCGTGGTATTACTACTATGGGTGAATCGAGTCCGTTGATAATTGTCGACGGTGTACAAAGCTCGCTCGATTATGTGAACTCTAACGATGTCGAGAGTATCTCAGTACTGAAAGATGCTGCCGCTGCCAGTATTTACGGTTCGAAAGCTGCTGCCGGTGTTATCTTGGTTACTACCAAGCGCGGTAACGATAGCGGTAAAATCAACTTGAAGTACAATGCTGAATTTGGTTGGGAAATCCCTACCAAACAACCCAGCATGGTAGGAGTCACCCGTTACTTGGAGATGAGTAACGAGTTGAAGTACAACGATAATCCTACCGGCGGTTTTTTTCAGGAATACACGGCCGACCAAACAAAGAATTGGGTAAAGTATAATGCTACCGATCCCAACAACTACCCTATTACCGACTGGACTGACTTGATTTTGAAGTCAAGCGCTCCCCGTATGACTCACACTCTCTCCGTATCGGGCGGTAACAAAGCGGTAAAGTCGGTAGCTACTCTTTCGTATGACGAGGTGGACGGACTTTACGATGGTCGTGGATTCCAACGTTATATGTTTCGTTCGAACAACGACTTTAATATCAACGACAAACTTAGTGCCCAAATAGACGTGAATATCCGTCATGCTAAGAGTAGTACTAAAAATTTTGATCCTTTCGATACCATGCGTAAGATGCCTGCTATCTATCCCGCTACTTGGGACGATGGTCGCCTGGCTTCAGGTAAGAGTGGCGCGAACCCCTACGGGTTGCTTGTAGCCGGTGGTAACTCAGTGGCTCACAGTACCCAGGTGGCTGGTAAAGGTTCGCTGACTTTCAAGCCCATCAAGGGATTAAGCATCTCAGGTATCGTATCTCCTTTTATCAATTATCAAAAGAAGAAAGCGTTTAAAAACTCATGCGGATATACTCTCGCTGATGACCCCAAAACTTTTGGCGGTTATTTCGACTCTGGCAGCACGTGGACTACCAATTCGCTTGAGGAAACCCGTAAGGATAATTATCATGTTACCAGCCAGCTTATTGCTAATTATATGGGAACCTTTGGCAAGCATAATCTCACAGTGATGGCAGGTTTTGAGAACTACTACATGAAGGACGAAGAACTGACTGCTGCTCGTGATAAATACGAGCTTACCGGTTATCCTTACCTCAATATTGGTTCGGAAGATTTCCAGACCAATAGCGGTAAAGGCAATGAGTATACTTCTAATTCAGTTTTCGGCCGTGTTATCTATTCATACGCCGATCGTTACCTGTTTCAGGCTAATGTACGCCACGATGGTAGTTCGCGTTTTGCCAAAGGCTATCGTTGGGGTACCTTTCCTTCATTCTCGGCAGGTTGGGTAATGAGCGAAGAAAAATTCATGAAGAACCTCAATTGGGACTGGCTTTCATTCTTGAAGTTGCGCGGTTCATGGGGTATGTTGGGTAACGAACGTATTGGTGACAATTATTTCCCCTACATTGCTTTGATGAGTTTTGGTAATTCACTATTCTATATGGCCGACGGAAGCGTTGTTTCTGATAAGACAGCCCGCCCTGCCGTGTTGGCTGTAGAAGATATTACTTGGGAAACTACTACCAGTACCGACATCGGTTTGGATGCCAACTTCTTCAATAACCGTCTACAGTTCCACTTTGATTATTATTGGAAGCAGACTAAGGATATGTTGCTGAATATCGAGATCCCTTACTTCATGGGATACAATAATCCCAGTACAAATGCGGGTAAGATGTCTACCCATGGTTATGATATTGAACTGGCGTGGAACGACCGGATAGGAGACTTCAAGTATGGAGTGAATGTGAATTTCTCTGACTTTCTCTCAAAAATTGACTATATGAATGATGGCGAGCAAATCAGCAATGGTAAGATTAAGCGTGCCGGTGTTCTTTTCAATGAATATTATGGGTATGTGTGCGATGGCATCTATCAGACTCAGGAAGAAGTGAACAATTCGGCCCGTACGAGTACTACCGTAACGATGGGTGACTTGAAATATCGTGATATCAGTGGTCCTGATGGTGTACCCGATGGTATCATCAGCCCCGAGTACGACCGTGTCCCCTTGGGTAACTCGCTTCCTCGCTTCCAGTATGGCGGTACATTCAATGCTTCCTACAAAGGGATTGACTTCAGCATTGCTTTCCAGGGTATCGGCAAACAGAATTCGTACCTTTCTACTGCCATGGTGCAACCTTTGCGTGATAACTTTGGTAACGTGCCGTCAATTCTCGAAGGTAACTATTGGAGTCCCTTCAATACCGCTGAAGAGAATCTGTCAGCCAAATATCCCCGCCTTTCGAACGTATCGAAGAGCAATAACTACGCCACATCTAGCTTTTGGATGTTCAACGGTTCATATTTCCGTTTGAAAAACCTCACATTGGGTTATACCCTGCCTGAGACTTGGACGCAAAAGGCTGGCATAAATCGTGTCCGTTTCTATGTGAGCGGTAGTGACCTTTTCTGTTTGAGTAATTTCCCCGATGGTTGGGATCCTGAAATGAACTACAAAGCTTATCCGATTACCACTTCTTTAGTAATGGGTCTGCAAGTTAACTTTTAA
- a CDS encoding SusE domain-containing protein, producing the protein MKTMHLYRSLGVVAVGMMSMLATSCEEDIDNTASRNRSEIELAPSGEYIKLDESKPNETAVTLKWSAAHDFGEDYITTYKYEMQLIGSEATNIKEFDDDGEFFRSYTNEEMQKILVDHFGLTTSTIGEVLFTVTANFEGPRLMVPDIATATLKIKTYGPKQYKADNLYVGGSAVGEDNIKLTLKDEVNKIYSYEGALVAGKINFPVDYADELNAIGPETADAPITTGEMTGVISDCAEAHSWVIPSAATYRITVNMSKQTVKIVEAGAVVEAEQMFLAGTAVGEEQIEIAQTLENDRLYAWRGELKAGRLYIPLTFEGEQSMAIVPEVADNHDIEDGQLATFRQALINKVDRQYWTIPSDGTYRIVLNKEEKTITIYSAATDLKPLRVSFNNTELGKNPWEQDVNVLHMYGGFNGFAYDAGTDEETGKSLKYCQVKYDLIQSLANPKVFVYKGDVLPRTKYTDNYGKANAGWVNFSTLRYANNGWFVGSTAAAERNKYNGYKEVETGKIEGAVVGQSHNRYAYFLIPEGCNYVVVNIENNTVLFDIK; encoded by the coding sequence ATGAAAACAATGCATTTATATAGAAGCCTTGGGGTGGTGGCTGTGGGAATGATGAGCATGCTTGCTACCTCGTGCGAAGAAGATATAGATAATACCGCTTCACGCAACCGGTCGGAGATCGAGCTGGCTCCTTCGGGTGAATATATCAAGCTCGATGAGAGCAAACCCAACGAAACTGCTGTCACTCTGAAGTGGAGTGCCGCTCACGATTTTGGTGAAGATTATATCACGACTTACAAATACGAGATGCAGCTCATCGGTAGTGAGGCTACGAATATCAAGGAGTTTGATGACGATGGAGAATTCTTTCGCTCGTATACCAACGAGGAGATGCAGAAAATACTGGTCGACCATTTCGGACTCACTACCAGTACCATTGGCGAAGTACTGTTTACTGTAACAGCCAACTTTGAAGGTCCCCGTCTGATGGTGCCTGATATTGCTACGGCTACATTAAAGATAAAAACGTATGGTCCTAAACAGTACAAAGCCGATAATCTCTATGTCGGAGGTTCCGCAGTGGGTGAAGACAATATAAAATTGACGTTGAAAGACGAGGTAAACAAGATTTATAGTTATGAAGGTGCTTTGGTAGCCGGTAAGATAAACTTCCCTGTTGATTATGCCGATGAGTTGAATGCCATTGGGCCGGAAACTGCCGATGCTCCTATAACCACTGGTGAAATGACAGGTGTTATATCCGATTGTGCCGAAGCTCATTCGTGGGTGATTCCGTCAGCGGCTACTTATCGCATCACTGTGAATATGAGCAAGCAGACTGTGAAGATAGTAGAAGCCGGTGCGGTAGTTGAGGCTGAGCAAATGTTCTTGGCGGGTACTGCTGTAGGTGAAGAGCAAATTGAGATAGCTCAAACTCTCGAAAATGATCGACTTTATGCTTGGCGCGGTGAATTGAAAGCCGGTAGACTTTATATACCGCTCACTTTCGAAGGCGAACAATCGATGGCTATTGTGCCGGAAGTTGCAGATAATCATGATATCGAAGATGGTCAGTTGGCAACGTTCAGGCAAGCACTCATTAACAAAGTAGACAGGCAGTATTGGACTATCCCGTCTGATGGCACTTATCGTATTGTATTGAATAAGGAGGAAAAGACCATTACCATCTATTCGGCGGCTACTGATTTGAAACCGCTTAGAGTATCGTTCAATAATACCGAATTGGGGAAAAATCCTTGGGAACAAGATGTCAATGTGTTGCACATGTATGGTGGTTTCAACGGTTTTGCTTACGATGCAGGTACTGACGAAGAAACCGGAAAGTCTCTTAAATACTGTCAAGTGAAGTATGACCTTATTCAGAGTCTTGCTAATCCGAAAGTGTTTGTTTATAAGGGTGATGTTTTGCCTCGCACAAAATATACTGATAATTATGGTAAGGCTAATGCCGGTTGGGTGAATTTCAGTACGCTGCGATATGCTAATAACGGATGGTTCGTTGGTTCTACAGCTGCTGCTGAACGGAATAAATATAACGGTTATAAAGAAGTCGAGACTGGTAAGATAGAGGGGGCTGTAGTTGGTCAGAGTCATAACCGCTACGCTTACTTCCTCATCCCTGAAGGCTGTAACTATGTGGTAGTGAATATAGAGAATAACACTGTACTCTTTGATATTAAATAA
- a CDS encoding FAD-dependent oxidoreductase translates to MKKILLTCIAVACSLVAVAGELLIEAESFSQRGGWVLDQQFMDQMGSPYLMAHGMGIPVADAKAEINIPQAGTYYVYARTYNWTSPWTYAEGPGKFRLALGGKLLKTTLGHTGNSWQWQFAGKAVLKAGTTTLALKDLTGFDGRCDAIYFTTDVNTQPATWDTAETAALRARLRQQQTVPTHQYDFVVVGGGIAGICAAASASRLGCKVALVNDRPVLGGNNSSEIRVHLGGIIEMGPNEGLGRMIREFGHTRSGNAQPGDYYEDQKKEDFIAAEKNITLYASQHAVAVKMQGGRIASVTIQHIETGEQTELTAPLFSDCTGDATIGYLAGADWTMGREGRDEYGESLAPEQPDSLVMGASIQWYSKDMKKKTSFPHFEYGVRFDAENCEPVNMGEWKWETGMNRNQVSEAERVRDYGLLVIYSNWSYLKNHYKDHKKYANRSLDWVAYVSGKRESRRLLGDYVLSQDDIDKNVAHEDASFTTTWSIDLHFPDSVNSVRFPGNEFKSATVHRWIHPYAVPYRCLYSRNVDNLFMAGRNMSCTHVALGTVRVMRTTGMMGEVVGMAAGLCHKHRVEPRDIYHHHLPELKQLMQAGLGKRDVPDNQRFNEPNELLEVPGAYVKP, encoded by the coding sequence ATGAAAAAAATCTTACTGACATGCATAGCCGTAGCCTGTAGCCTTGTGGCTGTAGCCGGAGAACTGCTCATTGAAGCAGAAAGCTTCAGCCAGCGAGGCGGCTGGGTGCTTGACCAGCAGTTCATGGATCAGATGGGTTCGCCCTATCTCATGGCACATGGCATGGGCATCCCTGTGGCGGATGCTAAGGCAGAAATCAACATTCCCCAAGCGGGCACTTACTACGTATATGCCCGTACTTACAACTGGACTTCACCTTGGACCTATGCCGAAGGTCCCGGAAAGTTCCGCCTGGCTTTAGGCGGCAAATTGCTGAAAACGACGTTAGGACATACTGGTAATTCCTGGCAATGGCAATTTGCCGGAAAGGCAGTATTGAAAGCAGGGACTACCACCCTTGCCCTGAAAGACCTCACCGGTTTCGACGGTCGTTGCGATGCCATTTACTTTACGACCGATGTGAATACGCAGCCCGCTACCTGGGATACGGCAGAGACAGCCGCACTTCGTGCCCGCTTGCGACAACAGCAGACGGTGCCCACTCATCAATACGACTTTGTGGTAGTAGGAGGGGGAATAGCTGGTATATGTGCCGCCGCATCGGCTTCCCGGTTAGGTTGCAAGGTAGCTTTAGTGAACGACCGTCCTGTGCTGGGCGGCAATAACTCGTCGGAAATACGTGTACACCTCGGCGGTATCATTGAAATGGGACCTAACGAAGGATTGGGCCGTATGATACGCGAGTTCGGTCATACACGTTCCGGCAATGCCCAACCAGGCGACTACTATGAAGACCAAAAAAAGGAAGATTTTATCGCTGCCGAAAAGAACATCACCCTCTATGCCTCTCAGCATGCTGTAGCCGTGAAGATGCAGGGTGGCCGCATAGCGTCAGTCACTATCCAGCACATCGAGACGGGTGAACAAACCGAACTGACCGCTCCTCTCTTCAGCGACTGCACAGGCGATGCTACCATAGGCTATTTGGCAGGTGCCGATTGGACGATGGGACGCGAAGGCCGTGATGAGTATGGCGAGAGCCTTGCTCCCGAACAGCCCGACTCATTGGTGATGGGCGCCTCTATACAATGGTATAGTAAGGATATGAAAAAGAAAACCTCATTCCCTCATTTTGAATATGGCGTGCGTTTTGACGCTGAAAACTGTGAGCCTGTAAACATGGGCGAGTGGAAATGGGAAACAGGTATGAACCGTAATCAGGTCAGTGAGGCTGAACGTGTACGCGACTATGGGCTTTTGGTGATATATTCCAACTGGAGTTATCTGAAGAATCACTATAAAGACCATAAGAAGTACGCCAACCGTTCCCTCGACTGGGTGGCGTATGTTTCAGGCAAACGCGAATCACGCCGTCTCTTGGGCGACTACGTACTGTCACAGGACGATATAGATAAGAATGTGGCGCATGAGGATGCTTCGTTCACCACTACTTGGAGCATCGACCTTCACTTCCCCGACAGCGTGAACAGTGTCCGCTTTCCCGGCAATGAATTCAAGTCGGCTACGGTGCATCGTTGGATTCATCCTTATGCCGTTCCTTATCGCTGTCTCTATTCTCGCAATGTGGACAACCTCTTTATGGCAGGCCGTAATATGAGCTGCACCCATGTAGCCTTGGGTACGGTACGTGTGATGCGTACTACCGGCATGATGGGTGAAGTAGTAGGTATGGCAGCCGGACTCTGCCACAAGCATAGGGTAGAGCCGCGCGACATCTATCATCATCACCTGCCCGAACTGAAGCAACTTATGCAAGCGGGCCTGGGCAAACGCGATGTGCCCGATAACCAACGCTTCAACGAACCCAACGAATTGTTGGAAGTTCCGGGAGCTTACGTCAAACCGTAG